One Rissa tridactyla isolate bRisTri1 chromosome 1, bRisTri1.patW.cur.20221130, whole genome shotgun sequence DNA segment encodes these proteins:
- the CNGA3 gene encoding cyclic nucleotide-gated cation channel alpha-3 has translation MAKINTQHSYPGMQRLSVRTTDEDIERIENGCIRTHSLCEDASSELQRVISVEGRHLSESQTSSFTGRGAMARLSRFVVSVRSWATRHLRHEDQRPDSFLERIRGPELIEVSTRQSNIRSFLGVRERPGGVNSHWPLARFNVNYSNNTNEDKKEEKKEVKEEKKEEKKEEKKEEKKEEKKEEKKEEKKDDKKDDKKDDKKKEEKKKEIFVIDPSSNTYYNWLTIIAAPVFYNWCMIVCRACFDELQVEHIKLWLFLDYGSDIIYILDMFVRFRTGFLEQGLLVHDEKKLRDHYTKTMQFRLDVLSLLPTDLAYFKLGLNYPELRFNRLLRIARLFEFFDRTETRTNYPNMFRIGNLVLYILIIIHWNACIYFAISKVIGFGTDSWVYPNVSIPEYGRLSRKYIYSLYWSTLTLTTIGETPPPVKDEEYLFVVIDFLVGVLIFATIVGNVGSMISNMNASRAEFQAKVDSIKQYMHFRKVTKDLEARVIKWFDYLWTNKKTVDEKEVLKNLPDKLKAEIAINVHLDTLKKVRIFQDCEAGLLIELVLKLKPTVFSPGDYICKKGDIGREMYIIKEGKLAVVADDGITQFVVLSDGSYFGEISILNIKGSKSGNRRTANIRSIGYSDLFCLSKDDLMEALTEYPEAKKALEEKGRQILMKDNLIDEEAAKAGADPKDLEEKVERLETALDTLQTRFARLLAEYTSSQQKVKQRLAKVETRVKKYGSGTLSIAEADAEKPEEEKK, from the exons ATGGCAAAAATCAACACCCAGCACTCCTACCCTGGTATGCAGAGACTGTCTGTCAGAActactgatgaagatattgaaagGATTGAAAATGGCTGTATCAG AACCCATTCACTGTGTGAGGATGCGTCTTCAGAACTGCAGAGAGTCATTTCTGTGGAGGGAAGACACCTATCTGAATCCCAGACGAGCTCCTTCACGGGCAGGGGAGCAATGGCAAG GCTGTCACGATTTGTCGTATCTGTGAGGTCATGGGCCACAAGACATTTGCGCCATGAAGACCAAAGACCTGATTCTTTCCTAGAACGTATCCGAGGGCCAGAGCTCATAGAAGTGTCCACTAGGCAAAGTAACATCCGCTCCTTTCTAGGTGTCCGTGAGCGGCCTGGGGGAGTAAACAG TCACTGGCCCTTGGCCAGGTTTAACGTCAACTATAGCAACAACACCAACGAAGA caaaaaggaagaaaagaaagaggttaaagaggagaaaaaagaggaaaagaaggaggaaaagaaggaggaaaagaaagaggaaaagaaagaggaaaagaaagaggaaaagaaagatgacaaaaaagatgacaaaaaagatgataaaaaaaaagaaga gaagaaaaaagagatcTTTGTGATAGATCCTTCAAGCAATACTTACTACAACTGGCTGACCATAATTGCAGCACCCGTGTTCTATAACTGGTGTATGATAGTGTGCAG AGCCTGCTTTGATGAGCTACAAGTTGAGCATATCAAATTATGGCTGTTCTTGGATTATGGCTCTGATATCATCTATATTCTTGACATGTTTGTCAGATTCAGGACAG gCTTCCTTGAACAAGGCTTGCTAGTTCATGATGAAAAGAAATTACGAGATCATTATACCAAAACTATGCAGTTCAGACTGGATGTGCTGTCTCTTCTGCCAACAGACCTGGCATATTTCAAGCTTGGTTTAAACTACCCTGAGCTGCGATTTAACCGCTTGCTGAGGATTGCTCGGCTGTTTGAGTTTTTTGACCGTactgaaaccaggacaaattATCCAAACATGTTTCGTATTGGAAATCTTGTCTTATACATTCTTATCATCATCCACTGGAATGCGTGTATATACTTTGCGATTTCGAAGGTCATCGGATTTGGAACCGATTCTTGGGTCTACCCCAACGTGTCCATTCCAGAATATGGGCGCCTGTCTAGAAAGTACATTTACAGTCTGTACTGGTCAACGCTCACGCTGACAACCATTGGAGAAACACCTCCTCCGGTGAAAGATGAAGAGTATCTCTTTGTGGTCATTGACTTTCTGGTGGGTGTGCTAATCTTCGCTACCATTGTCGGTAACGTGGGCTCCATGATTTCCAACATGAATGCCTCCAGGGCAGAGTTCCAGGCCAAAGTGGATTCCATTAAACAGTACATGCATTTCCGAAAAGTGACTAAGGATTTGGAAGCCAGGGTTATTAAGTGGTTTGATTACCTCTGGACCAACAAGAAAACGGTGGACGAGAAGGAAGTTCTCAAAAATCTGCCTGACAAGTTGAAGGCTGAAATTGCCATCAATGTCCATTTGGACACACTGAAGAAAGTGCGTATATTCCAGGATTGTGAGGCTGGACTTCTCATTGAGCTGGTGCTGAAACTGAAACCGACGGTCTTCAGTCCTGGGGACTACATTTGCAAAAAGGGAGACATTGGGAGAGAAATGTACATTATTAAAGAGGGAAAACTGGCTGTGGTGGCGGATGATGGCATAACCCAATTTGTAGTCCTAAGCGATGGCAGCTACTTTGGTGAAATCAGCATCCTAAACATCAAAGGTAGCAAATCTGGCAACAGGAGGACAGCCAACATAAGGAGTATTGGTTATTCTGATCTGTTCTGCTTGTCTAAAGATGACTTAATGGAAGCCCTCACAGAATATCCAGAAGCCAAAAAAGCTCTGGAAGAGAAAGGGCGACAAATTCTGatgaaagacaatttaatagatgaggaagcagcaaaagcaggagCTGACCcaaaagacttggaagaaaaagtagaaagacTTGAAACAGCTCTGGATACTCTGCAGACTAGGTTTGCAAGGCTCTTGGCAGAATACACCTCCTCTCAACAAAAGGTGAAGCAGAGACTTGCCAAAGTAGAAACCCGAGTGAAAAAATATGGTAGTGGCACCTTATCAATTGCAGAAGCAGATGCTGAAAAAcctgaggaggagaaaaagtag